Proteins encoded in a region of the Populus nigra chromosome 3, ddPopNigr1.1, whole genome shotgun sequence genome:
- the LOC133690141 gene encoding pentatricopeptide repeat-containing protein At2g36240 has product MSFKKKKFTLPPIIKALDKLPSPPPQPPLPPLPKPPPTTHLAALPTLTLTPTSNHTNLLHFLNSHLTKIQPLTPQNLLHFFKTKLHHHPHFSHYDFHIFNWVSTIDSFSHDHQTFEWMARTLAITNRLEELGLLLQFMSSNPCPCSEGIFSCPRIEPIFQFCINAYCKARKLDDAFLAFECMRKLIDGRPSVVVYNILINGCVKCGEHDRAIGVYDRMLKDRVKPDVFTFNILISSYCRNYMFELALELFREMKEKGCSPNVVSFNTLIKGFFRERKFEEGVKMVYEMIDLGCEISSVTFEILVDGLCKEGQASEACGLLIDFTRKGVLPRKFDSFGLVDMLCKKRMADRALEVLDELWRNGNIPSMISCTTLIEGLRKSGRRDEAFGLMERMLKENIVPDIMTFNCLLHDLCNEGRTVDGNKLRLLASRKGLDVNEMTYDILVSGCIREGKRKEGEALVDEMLDKEFIPDLATYNRFIDGLSKTRSSTQ; this is encoded by the coding sequence ATGTcgttcaaaaagaaaaaattcacaCTTCCTCCCATCATCAAAGCCCTTGATAAACTTCCATCACCGCCACCACAACCACCGCTTCCTCCTCTTCCAAAACCACCACCAACAACCCATTTAGCCGCTCTCCCCACTCTCACTCTCACACCTACCTCCAACCACACAAACCTCCTCCACTTCCTCAACTCCCATCTCACAAAGATCCAACCTTTAACCCCTCAAAACCTCCTCCACTTCTTCAAAACCAAACTCCACCACCACCCACATTTCTCTCACTATGACTTTCATATTTTCAACTGGGTTTCTACTATAGACTCTTTTAGTCATGATCATCAAACTTTTGAATGGATGGCAAGGACTCTTGCTATCACAAACAGGTTAGAGGAACTTGGTTTGCTTCTTCAATTTATGTCATCAAATCCTTGTCCTTGTAGTGAAGGTATTTTTTCTTGTCCAAGAATTGAGCCCATATTTCAGTTTTGTATTAATGCTTACTGTAAAGCTAGGAAATTGGACGATGCTTTTTTAGCTTTTGAATGTATGAGGAAGTTGATTGATGGAAGGCCTAGTGTTGTTGTTTACAACATTTTGATTAATGGGTGCGTGAAGTGTGGAGAACATGATAGGGCTATTGGGGTTTATGATAGGATGTTGAAGGATAGAGTTAAGCCTGATgtgtttacttttaatatattgatcaGTAGTTATTGTAGGAATTACATGTTCGAATTGGCTCTGGAATTGTTTagagaaatgaaagagaaaggATGTAGTCCTAATGTGGTTAGTTTTAATACTTTGATTAAAGGGTTTTTTAGGGAGAGGAAATTTGAGGAAGGGGTTAAGATGGTGTATGAGATGATTGATTTGGGGTGTGAGATATCGAGTGTGACTTTTGAGATTTTGGTTGATGGACTTTGCAAGGAAGGGCAGGCTTCGGAGGCATGTGGATTGTTGATTGATTTTACGAGGAAAGGAGTTTTGCCAAGgaagtttgattcttttggTCTTGTGGATATGCTTTGCAAGAAAAGAATGGCGGATAGAGCTTTGGAAGTGTTGGATGAGTTGTGGAGGAATGGAAATATTCCTAGCATGATTTCTTGTACCACTTTGATAGAAGGTTTGAGAAAGTCTGGTAGAAGAGATGAAGCGTTTGGATTGATGGAAAGGATGTTGAAAGAGAATATTGTTCCTGATATTATGACTTTTAATTGCCTGCTTCATGATCTTTGCAATGAGGGAAGAACAGTTGATGGTAACAAATTGAGATTATTGGCTTCTAGAAAGGGTTTGGATGTAAATGAGATGACATATGACATTTTGGTATCTGGGTGTATAAGAGAGGGTAAAAGAAAGGAAGGGGAAGCTTTGGTGGATGAGATGTTAGATAAGGAATTTATACCTGATCTTGCCACATATAATAGGTTCATAGATGGGCTTTCTAAAACAAGAAGTTCTACACAATAG
- the LOC133690142 gene encoding probable aspartic proteinase GIP2: protein MALTHNFLLFCSLFLIFSPPSIAQTTFRPKALVLPVSKDPSSLQYLAQINQRTPLVPVEVTLDLGGQYLWVDCQQGYVSLSKKNPSCNTAQCSLAVYRLKTCTVDKKFCVLSPDNTATRTGTSDYLTQDVVSIQSTDGSNPGKVVSVPNFLFSCAPTFILQGLAKGVKGMAGLGRTKISLPSQFSAAFSFPRKFAICLTSSNAEGVVIFGDGPYVLLPRADDLSQSLIYTPLILNPVSTASGYFEGEPSTDYFIGVKSIKINENVVPLNASLLSINREGYGGTKISTVNAYTVMETTIYNAVTDSFVRELAKANVPRVASVAPFGACFNSKNIGSTRVGPAVPQIDLVLQSKNVYWRIFGANSMVQVKDDVLCLGFVDGGVNPRTSIVIGGHQLEDNLLQFDLAASRLGFSSSLLFRQTTCANFNFTSKS, encoded by the coding sequence ATGGCTCTCACTcataattttcttctcttttgctctctttttcttattttcagtCCCCCTTCTATAGCACAAACAACATTCAGGCCTAAAGCATTAGTCCTTCCTGTATCAAAAGATCCATCAAGTCTCCAATACCTTGCCCAAATTAACCAAAGAACCCCTCTAGTGCCTGTAGAGGTGACTCTTGATCTTGGTGGTCAATATCTTTGGGTTGATTGTCAGCAAGGATATGTCtctttgtctaaaaaaaatccaagttgcAACACTGCTCAGTGCTCCCTTGCAGTCTATAGGCTAAAGACATGCACTGTCGACAAAAAATTCTGTGTTTTATCCCCTGACAACACTGCGACACGCACTGGCACTTCTGATTACCTTACTCAGGATGTTGTTTCCATTCAATCTACTGATGGATCAAATCCAGGCAAAGTTGTTTCAGTCCCTAATTTCCTCTTCAGTTGTGCTCCAACATTTATCCTGCAAGGTCTTGCTAAGGGAGTCAAGGGCATGGCTGGACTTGGAAGGACTAAGATCTCACTTCCTTCTCAATTCTCTGCTGCTTTTAGCTTTCCTAGAAAGTTTGCCATTTGCTTGACCTCTTCAAATGCTGAAGGTGTTGTTATCTTTGGAGATGGACCTTATGTTTTGCTTCCACGTGCTGATGATCTTTCTCAGTCCCTCATCTACACCCCATTAATTCTCAACCCTGTAAGCACAGCATCTGGTTACTTTGAAGGAGAGCCTTCCACTGATTACTTCATTGGAGTCAAGTCTATCAAGATCAATGAAAACGTTGTTCCATTAAACGCTTCATTGCTGTCCATTAACAGAGAAGGCTATGGTGGAACCAAGATTAGCACAGTAAATGCTTACACGGTGATGGAAACAACAATCTACAATGCTGTCACTGACTCTTTTGTCAGAGAGCTAGCCAAAGCCAATGTCCCTAGGGTGGCATCTGTAGCACCTTTCGGAGCATGTTTCAACTCAAAGAACATTGGCAGCACACGCGTTGGCCCAGCAGTGCCTCAAATTGATCTTGTCCTGCAAAGCAAGAATGTTTACTGGAGGATTTTTGGTGCAAACTCAATGGTGCAGGTTAAAGATGATGTGTTGTGCCttggatttgtggatggaggagTGAATCCTAGGACTTCAATTGTCATTGGAGGCCACCAATTGGAGGACAATCTCCTACAGTTCGATCTTGCTGCTTCAAGACTGGGCTTCAGCTCTTCCCTGTTGTTTAGACAAACAACCTGTGCCAACTTCAACTTCACCTCCAAGTCTTAG